AGCTGTTTCGCGTCTCCAATCTGTCGCTCGTCGCAGTAACGATTTCGCTTTCACCGGCCGATGCCGCGCGCGTGCGGGTTGGCACGCCGGTCGAGGTCAGCGCGGGTGGCCGCCGCTCGGCTGCAGTGCTCAGCTTCGTCTCGCCAGTGCTCGACGAAACGACGCGCCTGGTCGCCGCCATCGCGCTGATCGACAATCGTGCCGGCCAGTGGCGTGTCGGCGAACCGGTGTCCGCCATATTGAATTTGCCGGGCGAAGGGGGCGGCGCGGTCAGCGTGCCGACTGCCGCAGTCCAGACGGTCGAAAACCGCAACACCGTGTTCGTCCGCACCGCTACCGGATTTCGCGCGCAGGCGGTCACGCTGGGCGCTCGCGGCGCCGGCACGGTCACAGTCACGTCCGGCCTCACCGGCCGCGAGGAAGTCGCCGGTAATGGCAGCTTCACGCTCAAGGCAGAGCTCGCCAAGGGCGAAGCCGAGCACGGAGGGCATTGATCCGTGATCGAACGCATTGTCAATTTCGCGGTCGAGCGGCGCTGGTTCGTGCTGCTCTTGACCCTCATCGCCGCGGTTATCGGCGCGGTCTCCTTGTCGAGGCTGCCGATCGATGCCGTTCCCGACATCACCAACAACCAGGTGCAGATTAACGTCCGCGCCTCGGCGCTTTCGCCCGAACTGGTCGAGAAGCAAGTCGCATTCCCGATCGAGACCGCGCTCGCGGGCATTCCCGGTCTAGAATACACCCGATCGCTAAGCCGCAACGGCTTTGCGCAGGTGACTGCGGTGTTCACCGACGCCACTGATATCTATTTCGCGCGCCAGCAAGTTGCTGAACGGCTGCGCTCCGCCGAGGAAAACCTGCCGGAGGGCGTCGCACCGGAAATGGGGCCGATCGCGACCGGCCTTGGCGAAGTCTATATGTGGACCGTCCACATGGCTCATCGGCCCGAGGACAAGCACAAGGCCGGCGAGCCGGGCATCCAGCCGGACGGCAGCTACATCACGCCGGAAGGTGACCGGCTGGTCAGCGACGCTGACAAGGCGACCTATCTGCGCACTGCGCAGGACTGGATCGTCGCGCCGTTGCTCAAGTCGGTCCCCGGCCTGGCGGGCGTGGACTCGATCGGCGGCTATGTGAAGCAGTATCAGGTCGTGCCGGACGTACAGCGGCTGACCGCGCTCAAACTCAGCCTTAGCGACCTTGCCGAAGCGCTTGAGGCGAACAACAGCGCGGTCGGCGCAGGTGTCGTCGATCGCAACGGTGAAGGTCTCGCGGTTCGTTCCGACGCGCGCATCGCCAATGCCGACCAGCTTGCCCGCACCGTGATCGCGACGCGCGAAGGCGTGCCGATCCTGCTCAATCAGGTCGCGACGGTAAAGCTCGGTCAGGCAACGCGGATGGGATCGGCGTCCGAAAACGGTCGGGAAGTCGTCGTCGGCACAGCCGTCATGCGCATCGGCGAGAACAGCCGCAATGTCGCCTCGGCGGTCGCCGACCGGCTCGACGAGGTCAACGCTTCGCTGCCGACCGATATCATCATCCAGCCGGTGCTCGACCGCACGGGGCTGGTCAATTCGACGATCAAGACCGTCGCCAAGAATCTGTCGGAAGGCGCACTGCTCGTCGTGGTCGTGCTGTTTCTGCTGCTCGGCAATTTCCGGGCCGCGCTCATCGCGGCGCTGGTCATACCGATCACCATGTTGATGACCAGCTTTGGCATGCTGCGCGGCGGTGTATCGGCAAATTTGATGAGTCTCGGCGCACTCGACTTTGGCCTGATCGTCGATGGTGCCGTCATCATCGTCGAGAATGCGCTGCGACGGATCGCCGAACGCCAGCATCACCTTGGCCGCACCCTCGACAAGGGCGAACGACTGCACGCGGTGGCGAGCGCCACGCGCGAAATGATCCGCCCCTCGGTCTATGGCCAGGCGATCATCATCCTCGTCTATGTTCCGCTGCTCACGCTCACCGGGGTCGAGGGCAAGACGTTCACGCCGATGGCGCTGACCGTAATCCTGGCGCTGGCCTGCGCGTTCATCCTCTCGCTTACCTTCGTGCCAGCGATGCTGGCGATCTGGCTGTCAAAGCCGGTCGAGGAGAAGGAGGGCCGGATCATGACCTGGCTCAAACGGCGCTACGAGCCGGGCCTTGGCAAGGCAATGAAACGGCCACGCACGACGATTGCCGCCGCCGTCGGTGCTTTCGTGCTGGCGATCGGTGCGTTCATGACGCTGGGCCAGGAGTTTCTGCCGCAGCTGGACGAAGGGGATGCGACCGCGCAGATGCTCCGCGTGCCGGGCACGTCGGTCGAGCAGAGCCAGACGATGCAGTTCCGCGTTGAAAAGGCCATCTCGGCGATTCCCGAGGTCAAGTTCGTCTTTTCCAAGACAGGCACCGCCGAACTCGCGTCGGATCCGATGCCGCCGAACATCTCCGACACCTTCATCATCATGAAGGACCGCAACGAGTGGGCCGATCCGAAGCTGCCAAAGGCGGAACTGGTTGCGAAGATCGAGAAGGCACTGGAAAGCCTCCCGGGCAACGCATTCGAGATCAGCCAGCCGATCCAG
The genomic region above belongs to Sphingomonas sp. J315 and contains:
- a CDS encoding efflux RND transporter permease subunit, yielding MIERIVNFAVERRWFVLLLTLIAAVIGAVSLSRLPIDAVPDITNNQVQINVRASALSPELVEKQVAFPIETALAGIPGLEYTRSLSRNGFAQVTAVFTDATDIYFARQQVAERLRSAEENLPEGVAPEMGPIATGLGEVYMWTVHMAHRPEDKHKAGEPGIQPDGSYITPEGDRLVSDADKATYLRTAQDWIVAPLLKSVPGLAGVDSIGGYVKQYQVVPDVQRLTALKLSLSDLAEALEANNSAVGAGVVDRNGEGLAVRSDARIANADQLARTVIATREGVPILLNQVATVKLGQATRMGSASENGREVVVGTAVMRIGENSRNVASAVADRLDEVNASLPTDIIIQPVLDRTGLVNSTIKTVAKNLSEGALLVVVVLFLLLGNFRAALIAALVIPITMLMTSFGMLRGGVSANLMSLGALDFGLIVDGAVIIVENALRRIAERQHHLGRTLDKGERLHAVASATREMIRPSVYGQAIIILVYVPLLTLTGVEGKTFTPMALTVILALACAFILSLTFVPAMLAIWLSKPVEEKEGRIMTWLKRRYEPGLGKAMKRPRTTIAAAVGAFVLAIGAFMTLGQEFLPQLDEGDATAQMLRVPGTSVEQSQTMQFRVEKAISAIPEVKFVFSKTGTAELASDPMPPNISDTFIIMKDRNEWADPKLPKAELVAKIEKALESLPGNAFEISQPIQMRFNELIAGVRGDIAVKVFGDDTDTMNATANQIAGILRNVEGATDVRVEQTEGLPMLDVRPNRDAMARLGITAQVMQDTLAAAIGGRDAGMIFEGDRRFAVTIRLTDAARADLQTLGQVPVPTPDGAFVPLESIADIAVTAGPNQISRENGKRRVVVQANVRGRDVAGVVEDARVAMAREVRLPAGEYLEWGGQFENLQSASQRLMLVVPACFALIILLLYGALGSVRDAAIVFTGVPLALVGGVLALFLRGMPFSISAAVGFIALSGIAVLNGLVMVNSIQDLMARGVARADAAWQGALARLRPVVMTALVASLGFVPMAIATGSGAEVQKPLATVVIGGLISATLLTLFVLPTLYARYGRRETDVAEVERDDVRPTEAIA